In the Gorilla gorilla gorilla isolate KB3781 chromosome 10, NHGRI_mGorGor1-v2.1_pri, whole genome shotgun sequence genome, one interval contains:
- the BAZ2A gene encoding bromodomain adjacent to zinc finger domain protein 2A isoform X5: MEVACVLYTRGGVQKTGERREMEANDHFNFTGLPPAPAASGLKPSPSSGEGLYTNGSPMNFPQQGKSLNGDVNVNGLSTVSHTTTSGILNSAPHSSSTSHLHHPSVAYDCLWNYSQYPSANPGSNLKDPPLLSQFSGGQYPLNGILGGSRQPSSPSHNTNLRAGSQEFWANGTQSPMGLNFDSQELYDSFPDQNFEVMPNGPPSFFTSPQTSPMLGSSIQTFAPSQEVGSGIHPDEAAEKEMTSVVAENGTGLVGSLELEEEQPELKMCGYNGSVPSVESLHQEVSVLVPDPTVSCLDDPSHLPDQLEDTPILSEDSLEPFNSLAPEPVSGGLYGIDDTELMGAEDKLPLEDSPVISALDCPSLNNATAFSLLADDSQTSTSIFASPTSPPVLGESVLQDNSFDLNNGSDAEQEEMETQSSDFPPSLSQPAPDQSSTIQLHPATSPAVSPTTSPAVSLVVSPAASPEISPEVCPAASTVVSPAVFSVVSPASSAVLPAVSSEVPLTASVTSPKASPVTSPAAAFPTASPANKDVSSFLETTADLEEITGEGLTASGSGDVMRRRIATPEEVRLPLQHGWRREVRIKKGSHRWQGETWYYGPCGKRMKQFPEVIKYLSRNVVHSVRREHFSFSPRMPVGDFFEERDTPEGLQWVQLSAEEIPSRIQAITGKRGRPRNTEKAKTKEVPKVKRGRGRPPKVKITELLNKTDNRPLKKLEAQETLNEEDKAKIAKSKKKMRQKVQRGECQTTIQGQARNKRKQETKSLKQKEAKKKSKAEKEKGKTKQEKLKEKVKREKKEKVKMKEKEEVTKAKPACKADKTLATQRRLEERQRQQMILEEMKKPTEDMCLTDHQPLPDFSRVPGLTLPSGAFSDCLTIVEFLHSFGKVLGFDPAKDVPSLGVLQEGLLCQGDSLGEVQDLLVRLLKAALHDPGLPSYCQSLKILGEKVSEIPLTRDNVSEILRCFLMAYGVEPALCDRLRTQPFQAQPPQQKAAVLAFLVHELNGSTLIINEIDKTLESMSSYRKNKWIVEGRLRRLKTVLAKRTGRSEVEMEGPEECLGRRRSSRIMEETSGMEEEEEEESIAAVHGRRGRRDGEVDATASSIPELERQIEKLSKRQLFFRKKLLHSSQMLRAVSLGQDRYRRRYWVLPYLAGIFVEGTEGNLVPEDVIKKETDSLKVAAHASLNPALFSMKMELAGSNTTASSPARARGRPRKTKPGSMQPRHLKSPVRGQDSEQPQAQLQPEAQLHAPAQPQPQLQLQLQSHKGFLEQEGSPLSLGQSQHDLSQSAFLSWLSQTQSHSSLLSSSVLTPDSSPGKLDPAPSQPPEEPEPDEAESSPDPQALWFNISAQMPCNAAPTPPPAVSEDQPTPSPQQLASSKPMNRPSAANPCSPVQFSSTPLAGLAPKRRAGDPGEMPQSPTGLGQPKRRGRPPSKFFKQMEQRYLTQLTAQPVPPEMCSGWWWIRDPETLDAMLKALHPRGIREKALHKHLNKHRDFLQEVCLRPSADPIFEPRQLPAFQEGIMSWSPKEKTYETDLAVLQWVEELEQRVIMSDLQIRGWTCPSPDSTREDLAYCEHLSDSQEDITWRGRGREGLAPQRKTTNPLDLAVMRLAALEQNVERRYLREPLWPTHEVVLEKALLSTPNGAPEGTTTEISPLSPSRSYEITPRIRVWRQTLERCRSAAQVCLCLGQLERSIAWEKSVNKVTCLVCRKGDNDEFLLLCDGCDRGCHIYCHRPKMEAVPEGDWFCTVCLAQQVEGEFTQKPCFPKRGQKRKSGYSLNFSEGDGRRRRVLLRGRESPAAGPRYSEEGLSPSKRRRLSMRNHHSDLTFCEIILMEMESHDAAWPFLEPVNPRLVSGYRRIIKNPMDFSTMRERLLRGGYTSSEEFAADALLVFDNCQTFNEDDSEVGKAGHIMRRFFESRWEEFYQGKQANL, translated from the exons ATGGAAGTTGCATGTGTCCTCTACACCAGGGGAGGTGTACAAAAAactggggagaggagag AAATGGAGGCAAACGACCATTTTAACTTTACTGGCCTTCCCCCTGCACCTGCTGCCTCAGGACTGAAACCCTCTCCTTCCTCAGGGGAGGGCCTCTACACTAACGGGTCTCCCATGAACTTCCCCCAGCAAGGGAAAA gTTTGAATGGGGATGTGAATGTTAATGGCTTATCTACTGTATCTCACACTACTACTTCAGGGATTTTGAACTCTGCTCCCCACTCCTCCAGCACCTCACACCTCCATCACCCCAGCGTGGCCTACGACTGTCTCTGGAACTACTCACAGTACCCATCTGCCAATCCTGGCAGCAACCTCAAGGACCCACCCCTTCTCTCCCAGTTCTCGGGGGGACAATACCCACTCAACGGCATCCTTGGGGGCAGCCGGCAACCTTCATCCCCAAGTCATAACACTAACCTTCGGGCTGGGAGCCAAGAGTTCTGGGCCAATGGTACCCAGAGTCCCATGGGGCTTAACTTTGATTCACAAGAACTGTATGATTCCTTTCCTGACCAGAATTTTGAGGTGATGCCCAATGGACCCCCTAGTTTTTTCACCTCCCCACAGACTTCTCCTATGTTGGGATCTAGCATTCAAACCTTTGCACCCTCCCAGGAGGTAGGCAGTGGTATCCATCCTGATGAGGCAGCAGAAAAGGAGATGACTTCAGTTGTGGCAGAGAATGGCACTGGCTTGGTAGGCAGCTTGGAGCTGGAAGAAGAGCAGCCAG AACTGAAGATGTGTGGCTACAATGGCTCTGTCCCTTCTGTGGAATCGTTACACCAAGAGGTCTCAGTCCTGGTCCCTGACCCCACAGTGAGCTGTTTAGATGATCCTTCACATCTTCCTGATCAACTGGAAGACACTCCAATCCTCAGTGAAGACTCTCTGGAGCCCTTCAACTCTTTGGCACCAG AGCCAGTGAGTGGAGGACTGTATGGTATTGATGACACGGAGCTGATGGGTGCAGAGGACAAGCTGCCTCTTGAGGAcagccctgtgatttctgccctTGATTGCCCTTCCCTCAATAATGCTACTGCCTTCAGTCTCCTGGCAGATGATAGTCAAACATCAACCTCTATCTTTGCCAGTCCCACCTCTCCACCTGTCCTAGGGGAGTCTGTCCTGCAAG ATAACAGCTTTGACCTGAATAATGGTAGTGACGCTgaacaggaagaaatggaaactcaATCTTCAGACTTCCCACCATCCCTGAGCCAGCCAGCTCCTGATCAGTCATCCACTATTCAGCTACATCCAGCAACCTCACCAGCAGTCTCGCCAACAACCTCCCCAGCAGTCTCCCTAGTGGTTTCTCCAGCAGCCTCCCCAGAAATCTCTCCAGAAGTTTGTCCCGCAGCTTCTACAGTTGTCTCTCCAGCAGTCTTCTCAGTGGTCTCTCCAGCTTCCTCAGCAGTCCTCCCAGCAGTCTCCTCAGAAGTCCCCTTGACGGCTTCAGTGACATCCCCAAAAGCCTCTCCCGTAACTTCCCCAGCAGCTGCCTTTCCAACAGCCTCCCCAGCAAATAAGGATGTCAGCAGCTTTCTAGAAACCACTGCTGACCTGGAAGAGATCACTGGAGAAGGACTCACTGCTTCTGGTAGTG GTGATGTTATGAGGAGACGTATTGCTACCCCAGAAGAAGTTCGTCTTCCCCTCCAACATGG GTGGCGGAGAGAGGTGCGCATCAAGAAGGGCAGCCACCGATGGCAGGGGGAGACCTGGTATTATGGTCCCTGTGGGAAGAGGATGAAGCAATTTCCAGAAGTGATCAAG TACCTGAGCCGCAACGTGGTACACAGTGTCCGCCGTGAGCACTTCAGCTTCAGTCCCCGTATGCCTGTTGGagatttctttgaagaaagagACACGCCAGAG GGCTTGCAGTGggtgcagctctcagcagaggagATCCCGTCGAGGATTCAGGCAATTACTGGCAAACGGGGTCGACCTCGAAACACTGAGAAGGCTAAGACTAAGGAAGTCCCCAAGGTGAAACGGGGTCGAGGTCGGCCACCTAAGGTCAAAATCACTGAGCTATTGAACAAGACAGACAACCGCCCCCTAAAGAAACTGGAGGCCCAAG AAACATTGAATGAGGAGGATAAAGCAAAGATTGCTAAAAGCAAGAAGAAGATGAGGCAGAAGGTTCAACGGGGAGAGTGTCAGACTACTATCCAAGGGCAG GCCAGAAATAAGCGGAAACAAGAGACCAAGAGCTTAAAGCAGAAGGAAGCTAAGAAGAAATCCAAG gctgagaaagaaaaaggaaagacaaagcaggaaaaactgaaggaaaaagtcaagagggaaaagaaggagaaggtaaaaatgaaggaaaaggaggaggtgaCCAAAGCCAAGCCAGCCTGTAAAGCAGATAAGACCCTGGCCACACAGAGGCGCTTGGAGGAACGGCAGAGGCAACAGATGATCTTGGAGGAAATGAAGAAGCCGACAGAGGATATGTGTCTGACTGACCACCAG CCCCTGCCTGACTTCTCACGAGTCCCTGGTCTGACATTGCCCAGTGGAGCCTTCTCAGACTGCTTGACCATTGTGGAGTTCCTGCATAGCTTTGGCAAGGTGCTGGGCTTTGATCCTGCCAAAGATGTGCCTAGCCTGGGGGTCCTGCAGGAGGGACTCCTGTGTCAAGGTGACAGCTTGGGTGAGGTGCAAGACCTGCTGGTCAGGCTGCTGAAGGCTGCACTCCATGATCCTGGCTTGCCCTCCTACTGTCAG TCCCTAAAGATCTTGGGGGAGAAGGTGTCTGAGATCCCACTGACAAGAGACAATGTGTCGGAGATCCTGCGCTGCTTCCTTATGGCATATGGAGTAGAGCCAGCCCTCTGTGACCGCCTGCGCACCCAGCCTTTTCAGGCCCAGCCACCCCAGCAGAAGGCTGCTGTCCTGGCCTTCCTTGTGCATGAGCTCAATGGCTCCACCCTCATCATCAA TGAGATTGACAAGACTCTGGAGAGTATGTCCAGCTACAGGAAAAACAAGTGGATTGTTGAAGGCCGGCTCCGGAG GCTGAAAACTGTTCTGGCCAAGCGAACTGGGCGGTCTGAAGTAGAGATGGAAGGGCCAGAGGAATGCCTGGGACGGAGGCGCAGTTCTCGGATCATGGAAGAGACCAGTGGcatggaagaagaggaagaagaggagtctATAGCAGCTGTCCATGGCCGCAGGGGTCGAAGAGATGGAGAG GTTGATGCCACAGCATCTAGCATCCCAGAGCTAGAGCGCCAGATAGAAAAACTCAGTAAG CGTCAGCTTTTCTTTCGCAAAAAGTTGCTTCACTCATCCCAGATGCTTCGGGCGGTCTCCCTGGGTCAGGACCGCTACAGACGTCGCTACTGGGTATTGCCGTATTTGGCTGGTATCTTTGTAGAAGGAACAGAGGGGAACTTAG TTCCTGAGGATGTGATAAAGAAGGAAACTGACTCCTTAAAAGTGGCAGCCCATGCGTCACTCAACCCTGCCCTcttctctatgaagatggagTTAGCTGGCTCCAACACCACTGCCAGTTCTCCTGCCCGGGCCCGAGGCCGACCTCGAAAAACTAAGCCTGGGTCTATGCAACCTAGGCATCTTAAGTCCCCTGTCAGGGGTCAGGATTCAGAACAGCCCCAGGCCCAGCTTCAGCCTGAGGCTCAGCTTCATGCtcctgcccagccccagcctcagcttcAGCTTCAGCTTCAGTCCCATAAGGGGTTCCTGGAGCAAGAAGGCTCCCCTTTGTCACTGGGTCAGAGCCAGCATGACCTCAGCCAGTCAGCCTTCCTGTCTTGGCTGAGCCAGACTCAGAGCCATAGCTCCCTGTTGAGCAGCTCAGTCCTCACGCCTGATAGCAGTCCGGGAAAACTAGACCCAGCTCCATCACAGCCCCCGGAGGAGCCAGAGCCTGATGAGGCAGAATCCAGCCCTGATCCTCAAGCACTCTGGTTTAACATCTCAGCCCAGATGCCCTGCAATGCTGCCCCTACACCGCCCCCTGCAGTTTCTGAGGACCAACCCACTCCCTCCCCTCAGCAGCTTGCCTCCTCCAAGCCA ATGAATAGACCTAGTGCTGCCAACCCTTGTTCTCCAGTGCAGTTCTCTTCCACGCCCTTGGCTGGGTTGGCCCCTAAGAGGCGAGCAGGAGACCCTGGAGAAATGCCACAGAGTCCCACAGGGCTGGGACAGCCCAAACGGAGAGGGAGACCTCCCAGTAAGTTCTTCAAACAGATGGAACAGCGTTACCTAACCCAGCTGACAGCCCAGCCTGTCCCACCTG AGATGTGCTCAGGCTGGTGGTGGATACGAGATCCTGAGACGTTGGATGCCATGCTCAAGGCCCTACACCCCCGAGGTATCCGGGAGAAGGCACTTCACAAACACCTTAACAAGCACAGGGACTTCTTGCAGGAAGTCTGCCTGCGGCCCTCAGCTG ACCCCATCTTTGAGCCCAGGCAACTACCTGCCTTTCAAGAAGGGATTATGAGCTGGTCCCCCAAAGAGAAGACATACGAGACAGACCTAGCAGTGCTTCAATGGGTAGAGGAGCTGGAGCAGCGGGTTATCATGTCTGATCTGCAGATTCGG GGCTGGACATGTCCTAGCCCAGACTCTACCCGTGAAGACTTGGCCTACTGTGAGCACCTCTCCGACTCCCAGGAGGATATCACCTGGCGAGGTCGGGGCAGGGAAGGTCTGGCACCTCAGCGTAAAACTACCAACCCTTTGGACCTGGCTGTGATGCGGCTGGCTGCCCTGGAACAGAATGTAGAACGGCGGTACCTGCGGGAGCCCCTCTGGCCAACTCATGAGGTTGTGCTGGAGAAGGCCCTGCTTAGCACACCTAATGGTGCCCCTGAGGGCACCACTACAGAGAT ATCACCACTTTCTCCCTCCAGATCATATGAGATCACCCCTCGCATTCGTGTCTGGCGCCAGACCCTCGAGCGGTGCCGGAGCGCAGCCCAGGTGTGCTTGTGCCTGGGCCAGCTGGAGAGGTCCATTGCCTGGGAGAAGTCTGTCAACAAAGTG ACGTGTCTAGTCTGCCGGAAGGGTGACAATGATGAGTTTCttctgctttgtgatgggtgtgaCCGTGGCTGCCACATTTACTGCCATCGTCCCAAGATGGAGGCTGTCCCAGAAGGAGATTGGTTCTGTACTGTCTGTTTGGCTCAG CAGGTGGAGGGAGAATTCACTCAGAAGCCTTGTTTCCCAAAGCGTGGCCAGAAGCGGAAAAGTGGTTATTCGCTGAACTTCTCAGAGGGTGATGGCCGCCGACGCCGGGTACTGTTGAGGGGCCGAGAAAGCCCAGCAGCAGGGCCTCGGTACTCGGAAGAAGGGCTCTCCCCCTCCAAGCGGCGGCGACTCTCAATGCGGAACCACCACAGTGATCTCACGTTTTGCGA GATTATCCTGATGGAGATGGAGTCCCATGATGCAGCCTGGCCTTTCCTAGAGCCTGTGAACCCACGTTTGGTGAGTGGGTACCGGCGCATCATCAAAAATCCTATGGATTTTTCCACCATGCGGGAGCGGCTGCTCAGGGGCGG GTACACCAGCTCAGAGGAGTTTGCGGCTGATGCCCTCCTGGTATTTGACAACTGCCAGACTTTCAACGAGGATGACTCTGAAGTAGGCAAGGCTGGGCACATCATGCGCCGCTTCTTCGAGAGCCGCTGGGAGGAGTTTTATCAGGGAAAACAGGCCAATCTGTGA